In Armatimonadota bacterium, the genomic stretch ACTTCTCAACAGGCACTGATGTCGACACCCAAATCACGCGATTTACCGTAAATCCAAGTTTCCTGACAGCCAACTTCTCAAGCGCATTTTCCATCCTAAGAGTCAGCCAAGCCCCTTACACAAACCACAAAGGTGGCTCGATCAACTTCGGGGGAGATGGACTACTGTACGTCGCACTCGGAGACGGCGGAAGTGGAAATGACCCTCTGAACCGGTCTCAGGACAAGACGACACTTCTCGGAAAGATGCTTCGGATTGACCCAACCAGCGACGCGTATCCGGTGGACGCCGATAACAATTATTCGATTCCCACAGGGAATCCATTTCTTGCGGATTCTGCTGTTCGGCCCGAGATCTGGGCGTTCGGCCTCCGGAATCCGTTCCGCTGGAACTACGACTCCACACTAGGCGGGTTCTTCATCGCCGACGTTGGACAGGATTCCTACGAGGAGGTCAACTTCGTCGCTCAGACAAATGGAGGTCGAAATTTCGGCTGGAGAGTTCGTGAGGGCAAACATTCCATCACAAACCCCGGTCCTACGTTTGGGACAGTTTTCACCGACCCCTTCATCGAATACCCCCGTTCCGCGGGCCGTTCGATCACGGGTGGCTTCCTCTATCGAGGAAACGACATCCCCAACTTCGGCGGAAACTATATCATGGGCGACTATGTCACCAACCGCATCTGGGGCGTCGTGCCCATCTTCGCGGGAGGCGAAGCAACGAGCATGGACTTCTCCGCCGCCAAGCAGCTTGACATCACCGGAGGCCTGAACGGTGTGGTCTCCATTGACGAAGACCACTTCCAAGAGCCGATCATCACGGAACTTAACGCGGGAACCGTCTCACGATTGATCCCGCTCGTGGTCAATTAGCCTCAAAGCCTGTTGACGAACTAGCGTGGTAACTTGTATTCAAGTGGCACAGAAGAAGTCAAAACCTATTTCGGCCCGATTTAAGCGGTACGTTGTTCCTGTACAAACGACTCTGCAGACGATGGGTGGGGTCGGAACTCCTGCGGAGGTAACCGCGAAGGTGATCGAAAGCCTCGGTATTACCGAGCAAGAGCAAGGCGAACGTTCTGGAACTGGGGTCGCAATCGTTCAAAACGACATCGCTTGGGCAAGAAATCTTTTGCGAGAGAATGGAATCATCAGCAATGAGCAACGGGGTCTTTGGAAACTAACAGCCCTGGGATACAGCACTGTAATCGACGAGCCTGTACTCGATGAATGGATACGCGAATCGAGAGCCAGCAAGGCCATTAACAAAAAATCTAAAGCAGCATCAAGTGCATCAGACGACGCTACAGATTTCGCAGAAGTAGAAGTAGAAGAGCCGGAGGAGATGCTCGATGAACGAGTTTTGGCAATACTCAAATCATTGTCCAGCACCGGATTCGAGCGTTTTTGTCAAGCCCTTTTGCACCAGTGCGGTCTGCGCAATATCGAACTAACAAAGCAATCGGGAGACGGCGGCGTCGACGGAATAGGGGAACTCGAGGTCGCCCATTTGGTGCGGTTCAAAGTGATCTTTCAATGCAAAAGATATGATACGAACCAGGTAACTTCTCCCGATATCCGCAACTTCAGAGGTGCAATGGATGGTCGAACAGATAAGGGCATCTTCCTAACGACCAGCACGTTCACTGCCGATGCCCGGAAAGAGGCGGTTAGAGATGGTGCGAAGCCTATCGAACTGGTCGACGGCCAAAGACTAGTCGAATTCCTCAAAGAGTTCAGACTGGGGCTCGTCCCGGTAACCGCCTATGAGATCGACCACGCCTTCTTCAGGAA encodes the following:
- a CDS encoding PQQ-dependent sugar dehydrogenase, giving the protein MRTSLLIGLAAVTMWSCGGSGSSAVAPTLGKQLLASGLNQPMQYQAVPGQPGLAYVLERGGVIRVLSADVLQAAPLMNISTLLSSVGEGGLFGIAFDPNFATNRYIYLHFSTGTDVDTQITRFTVNPSFLTANFSSAFSILRVSQAPYTNHKGGSINFGGDGLLYVALGDGGSGNDPLNRSQDKTTLLGKMLRIDPTSDAYPVDADNNYSIPTGNPFLADSAVRPEIWAFGLRNPFRWNYDSTLGGFFIADVGQDSYEEVNFVAQTNGGRNFGWRVREGKHSITNPGPTFGTVFTDPFIEYPRSAGRSITGGFLYRGNDIPNFGGNYIMGDYVTNRIWGVVPIFAGGEATSMDFSAAKQLDITGGLNGVVSIDEDHFQEPIITELNAGTVSRLIPLVVN
- a CDS encoding restriction endonuclease → MAQKKSKPISARFKRYVVPVQTTLQTMGGVGTPAEVTAKVIESLGITEQEQGERSGTGVAIVQNDIAWARNLLRENGIISNEQRGLWKLTALGYSTVIDEPVLDEWIRESRASKAINKKSKAASSASDDATDFAEVEVEEPEEMLDERVLAILKSLSSTGFERFCQALLHQCGLRNIELTKQSGDGGVDGIGELEVAHLVRFKVIFQCKRYDTNQVTSPDIRNFRGAMDGRTDKGIFLTTSTFTADARKEAVRDGAKPIELVDGQRLVEFLKEFRLGLVPVTAYEIDHAFFRNFQ